The Moorena sp. SIOASIH genome includes a window with the following:
- a CDS encoding 2Fe-2S iron-sulfur cluster-binding protein translates to MVSIHVEDDQKTLEVEPNQNLAEICDEHPISLLFGCREASCGTCLIEVVRGIENLSPITADEQDLLDVLAPDNPHARLACQCVVMGDISISTLKG, encoded by the coding sequence ATGGTGAGTATTCACGTTGAAGACGATCAAAAAACCCTTGAGGTCGAACCTAACCAAAACCTAGCTGAGATCTGCGATGAGCATCCCATTTCCCTACTTTTTGGTTGTCGGGAAGCATCCTGTGGCACCTGTCTAATCGAGGTAGTCAGGGGCATTGAAAACCTGTCACCTATCACAGCTGATGAGCAGGATTTGCTTGATGTGTTAGCTCCAGACAATCCTCATGCACGTCTAGCTTGCCAGTGTGTTGTGATGGGGGATATTAGTATCAGTACTCTCAAGGGGTGA